Proteins from a genomic interval of Brucella intermedia LMG 3301:
- a CDS encoding threonine aldolase family protein: MHFASDNWAGAHPKIAESLSLHAAGFAAAYGASEIDKRVEQRFNELFEREVAVFFVGTGTAANSLALASVNRPGGVSLVHREAHVIEDECGAPEYFTGGARLHPIDGAHGRIDPELLKRELKRFNPAFVHAGQPMAVSITQATEVGTLYQPEHIAAISKICRDAGLPLHMDGARFANALVSLDMTPAEMTWKQGVDIVSFGGTKNGCWCAEALVFMDPARARDLPFIRKRAAQLFSKTRFVAAQFDAYLQDNLWLELARHSNALATRLAGHINASSQMRLAWKPEANEVFAIMKQSVYDRLRNAGAIFYDWNPPHSEVNRISDGEIFARFVTSFANTEEDVDRFAELIA, translated from the coding sequence GTGCATTTTGCGTCAGACAACTGGGCAGGTGCCCATCCGAAAATCGCCGAGAGCCTTTCATTGCATGCTGCGGGTTTTGCGGCAGCCTATGGCGCAAGTGAAATCGACAAGCGCGTCGAGCAACGGTTCAACGAACTGTTCGAGCGTGAAGTTGCCGTATTCTTTGTCGGAACCGGGACCGCCGCCAACTCGCTGGCGCTTGCCAGCGTCAACCGGCCCGGGGGTGTTTCGCTGGTACACCGCGAGGCGCATGTGATCGAGGATGAATGCGGCGCGCCGGAATATTTCACCGGCGGGGCCCGTCTGCATCCGATTGACGGCGCACATGGCCGCATCGACCCCGAGCTTCTCAAGCGCGAACTGAAGCGGTTCAATCCGGCCTTCGTTCACGCCGGGCAGCCCATGGCTGTCAGCATCACGCAGGCGACCGAAGTCGGCACACTCTACCAGCCCGAGCATATCGCCGCCATCTCCAAGATCTGCCGCGATGCAGGCCTGCCGCTGCACATGGACGGTGCACGCTTTGCCAATGCACTCGTTTCCCTGGACATGACGCCTGCCGAAATGACCTGGAAACAGGGTGTAGACATTGTTTCCTTCGGCGGCACGAAAAACGGTTGCTGGTGCGCCGAAGCTCTGGTCTTCATGGACCCTGCACGCGCCAGGGACCTGCCGTTCATCCGCAAGCGCGCAGCGCAGCTCTTTTCCAAGACCCGTTTCGTGGCCGCCCAATTCGATGCTTATCTGCAAGACAATCTCTGGCTGGAACTGGCGCGTCATTCAAACGCGCTCGCAACGCGCCTTGCCGGCCATATCAATGCGTCGAGCCAGATGCGCCTTGCCTGGAAACCGGAAGCCAACGAGGTGTTCGCCATCATGAAACAGTCGGTCTATGACCGCCTGCGCAATGCCGGAGCGATTTTCTACGACTGGAACCCGCCGCATTCGGAAGTAAACCGCATCAGCGACGGCGAGATTTTCGCCCGTTTCGTCACGAGCTTCGCCAATACGGAAGAAGACGTGGACCGCTTCGCCGAATTGATTGCCTGA
- a CDS encoding Hsp20 family protein → MRHVDFSPLYRSTVGFDRLFTMLDTLASPEGNQSYPPYNIERTGENTYRITMAVAGFSESELEIEAHRNQLTVKGQKADENASDIGEVLYRGIASRAFERRFQLADFVEVAGASLKNGLLHIDLKREIPEQMKPRKIEVTKAGSESAQQIEAKTAH, encoded by the coding sequence ATGCGTCACGTAGATTTTTCCCCGCTTTATCGTTCCACGGTCGGTTTCGATCGCCTTTTCACCATGCTTGATACGCTCGCTTCGCCGGAAGGTAACCAGTCCTATCCGCCGTATAATATCGAGCGCACGGGTGAAAACACCTATCGCATCACCATGGCGGTTGCGGGCTTTTCCGAAAGCGAACTCGAAATCGAAGCACATCGCAACCAGTTGACCGTGAAGGGTCAGAAGGCCGACGAGAATGCTTCCGATATCGGTGAAGTTCTCTATCGCGGTATTGCTTCACGTGCTTTCGAGCGCCGTTTCCAGCTTGCCGACTTCGTGGAAGTCGCCGGTGCGAGCCTCAAGAATGGCCTCCTGCACATTGATCTCAAGCGCGAAATCCCGGAGCAGATGAAGCCGCGCAAGATCGAAGTCACCAAGGCTGGCTCGGAAAGCGCCCAGCAGATCGAGGCGAAAACCGCGCATTAA